From Stenotrophomonas sp. SAU14A_NAIMI4_8:
AACCTCAACGCAGCCCTGGAACAGGCCGGGCTGCCGGCCACGCCGGTGGAAGACCTGATTGCCGATCTGGAGGCCCTGCCCGAAGCGCTGCGCCCGCCGGTCCGCAACAACGGCGGCGGCCATGCCAACCACAGTCTGTTCTGGTCGGTACTGAGCCCGGCCGGCGGCACCCCCGGCGCCGCCGTGGCCGCAGCGATCGAACGCGACCTGGGTGGATTCGATGCTTTCAAGGACGCCTTCAGCAAGGCCGCGCAGTCCCGCTTCGGCAGCGGTTGGGCGTGGCTGACCAGCGATCGCAGCGGGCGGCTGCAGATTGAAAGCAGCGCCAACCAGGACAACCCGCTGATGGGCGCGGCCGTGGGCCTGTCCGGCAACACGCCCATCCTGGCGCTGGATGTCTGGGAGCACGCCTACTACCTGCACTACCAGAACCGTCGCCCGGACTATATCGGCGCTTTCTTCCAGATCATCCACTGGGCCGAAGTGGAGCGTCGCTACACACAGGCGATGCACGCATGAGCGCCGAAGGCATGCCCTATGCCGGGCCGTGGGCGGGGGTCTACCCCGCCGCGGCCGTCCAGCCGTCGGTCGCGCTGGCACCGCGCGCCCTGCGGCGGTTGCTGGGCCACTACCCCACCGGCGTGGCCATCGCCACCACCCGCGACGCGCGCGGCAAGCTGCACGGCCTGACCATCAACTCGTTCGTGCCGGTTTCGCTGCAGCCGCCGCTGGTGTCGTGGACCCTGGCACTGCACGCGCACAGTTTGAAGGCCTTCCAGCGCGCACCGCAGTTTGCGATCAGCGTGCTGGGCGCGCACCAGGTGGCGCTGGCACGCCAGTTCGCCGACCCACTGGTGCGCGATCGCTTCGAAGGCGTGCCGCTGCTGGATGAGGAAGACGGCCTGCCGCCGCGCATTGCCGGCGCGGTGGCACACCTGGTCTGCAGCCGCCACGCGCACTGGCCGGTCGGCGACCATCTGCTGCTGGTGGGCCGCGTGCTGCAGGCCAGCGACGCCGACCAGGCCCCGCTGCTGTTCCATCGCGGCCGCTTCCAGGCCGGATCGCTGCAGCCCGTGTTCGAGGTCATCCCATGAACGTGCAGGCCCTGGAAGCGCTGTTGGCCGCGGGCAAGGACAGCGCGCTGCTGCGCTTCGGCCTGGGCAAGGGCTGGCTGGATGCCGGTGACGCGCTGCGCGCGGCGATGCATCTGGGCCGCTGCGTGGCCTTGGACCCGCAGTATTCGGCCGCGTGGAAGCTGCTGGGCAAGGCGTGGCTAGCCGGTGGCCAGCCGGGCGCTGCGCGCGCCGCCTGGGAACGTGGGCTGTGCGTGTCCGGCAGCAAAGGCGACCAGCAGGCGCAGCGGGAAATGCAGGTGTTCCTGCGCCGCCTGGACCGCGCCGGCGGCGCCGCCCAGGGGCAGGCGGGCTGAGCGATCAACCCGCGTTGGCCGGTGCCGGGCTGGGCGGCGACAGGATGTCGGCCAACGGCATACGACGCGGCTTGCTGGGGAAGGCATGGCGCAGGATGCGCCAGACCACCTGGCCGAACTGGCGCGGCAGCGAGCCGTTGTTGTAGTGCTGGCCGTAGCGGCGGCAGATGTCCTTCACTTCCTTGGCAATGGTCGCGTAGCGGTTGGCCGGCAGATCGGGATAGAAGTGGTGCTCGATCTGGTGGCTCAGGTTGCCCGACAGCACGTTGATGATGAAACCACCGCTGATGTTGGACGAGCCGCGCAGCTGGCGCAGGTACCAGTGGCCGCGCGATTCATTGCGCAGGCATTCCTTGGGGAAGGTTTCCGATTCGGCGGTGAAATGGCCGCAGAAGATGATGACGTAGGTCCAGATGTTGCGCAGGCCATTGGCCACCAGGTTGCCCAGCATCACCGGCAGGAAGAACGGGCCGGCCAGCAGCGGGAAGAACACGTAGTCCTTCAGCACCTGGCGCAGCATCTTGCGCGCCACCGGGCGGGTCTGCAGCCACATGGCGCGGCTGCTGATGCGGCCCTTGAACCAACGGCCCAGGCGCAGGTCCTGCGCGGCAACGCCCCACTGGAACAACAGCGCGAAGATCGGCGCGATGATCGGCTGCAGCAGGTAGAACGGCTTCCAGCGCTGTTCGGGGAAGATGCGCAGCAGGCCGTAGCCGATGTCATCGTCCATGCCGCGCACATTGGTGTAGGTGTGGTGGCGGAAATTGTGGGTCTTGCGCCAGTTGTCACCGGTGGCGACGATGTCCCATTCGTACGTGTTGCCGTTGAGCTTGGGGTCGCCGGTCCAGTCGTACTGGCCGTGCATCACGTTGTGGCCCAGCTCCATGTTTTCCAGGATCTTGGCCAGCGCCAGCAGCAGCGTGCCGGCGATGCAGGCCGGCCACAGCAGCGGCGCCCAGAACAGCGGCGAGAACGCGCCCAGGAACAGCAGGCCACGACCGAGCACGCCGGACCAGCGCACGGCAGCAGCCACGCGGCGGATGTAGCGGGTGTCGGACGCGCCCAGGCTGCCGATCACACGGTCGCGGATCGCGTCGAGTTCCCTGCCGAAGGCATCCATCTCCACGGGGCTCAGGGCACGGTCAGTAGCGCGGGTCATGGCAACGGTTCCTCAGAGATCCAAAGTCAGGTCGGTGGTCGGCGCACTCACGCAGATCCGTACCGGGGCGGCCGGGCCAGACTGGGTTTCGCCGGTGCGCAGGTGGCGGGTGCCGCCACTGACGCCTTCGCAGGTGCAGGTATTGCAGATGCCCATGCGGCAGCCGTGCTTGGGCTTGATGCCCTGCGCTTCCAGGCTTTCCAGCAGCGAGCGGTTGCGCGGTACTTTCAGCTGGCGGCCGCTGCGGGCCAGGGTCAGGGCCACTTCGCCCTCGCTGTCGGCGCCGGTGATCGGCGCCGGCGGGGTGAAGGCCTCGGCCTGGAAGCCGGCCACCTGGTGGGCCAGGCGCGCACGCGCGGCGGCGACGAAACCGTCCGGGCCGCAGGCCAGCACATGGCGCTGGGCCAGCGGGGTGTCATCGCCGGGCACCATCAAGGTGTGGCGGTCGATGCGCGCGGCCGGGGCATCGCCCTCGCGGGTGGTGAGCAGGTGCACGCGCAGGTTCGGGGTGGCCGCGGCCAGCGCCTGCAGTTCGTCACGGAACTGCTGGGTTGCCGCCGTGCGTTCCCAATAGAACAGATCCACCGGCGCGGCCAACGGGCGCTGGCAGGCCTCGCGCAACAGGCTGCGCATGGGGGTGATGCCGCTGCCGGCGGCCAGCAACAGCACCGGCGCCGCGGCGGGCATGTGGAAATCACCGAAGGCGGCATCCAGGCGGAACAGATCGCCCGGGCGCGCATGCTGCAGCAGGTGCTGGCTGACCTGCCCGCCTTCCACGCCTTTGACGGTAATGGCCAGTTCGCGGCGCCCGATCATCGTCGGGCTGTAGCTGCGGCGCAGGATGCGCCCACCCAGCTCCACGCCCAGGGTGATGTGCTGGCCGGCACGCATGCCCTTCCAGTGCCGGTTGCAGCGCAGGACCAGGGTCGTGGCGCCCTCCCCGGCCGGTTCACGCCGCACCAGGCGGGCCAGGGGCTCGCGCAGGGTCCACAGCGGATTGAGCTGGCCCGCCCAGAAATCGAACAGCGACGGCGACAGCCAGCGGTACGGAGAGAACAGGGACGGACGGATGACAGCGCTCATGGGGCCACTATACGGGCGCACATACACCTGTGTATACATGTGTATATTGAACCGGATTGGGTATGATTCAGCCTTGTCCCTCCGGAAGTCCCATGGCCGCTGCCACCGCCCTGACGCCGCCCGAAGATGCCAACAGCCCGGCCCGCCGTACGGTGAGCCGCGAGGACCTGTTGGCCGCCGCGCTGAAACTGATCGGCCCGCATCGCAGCCTGTCCACGCTCAGCCTGCGCGAAGTGGCGCGCGAAGCCGGCATTGCGCCCAACAGCTTCTACCGCCAGTTCCGCGACATGGACGAACTGGCCGTGGCGCTGATCGACGTGGCCGGGCGCTCGCTGCGCACCATCATCGGTGAGGCCCGCCAGCGCGCCACCTCCAGCGCGACCAGCGTGGTGCGGGTGTCGGTGGAAACCTTCATGGAACAGCTGCGCGCCGACGACAAGCTGCTGCACGTGCTGCTGCGCGAGGGCGCGGTGGGATCGGACGACTTCAAGCACGCGGTGGAACGCGAGCTGCACTACTTCGAAGAAGAGCTGCAGCACGACCTGGTGCGCCTGGCCGCGCTGGATGGCGCCAAGCTCTACAAGCCCGAACTGGTGGCCACCGCCATCACCCGGCTGGTGTTCGCCATGGGCGCTACCGCCATGGACCTGCCGCCGGAAAAAGACCCGGAACTGATCGAACAGATTTCCACGATGATCCGCATGATCATCGTCGGCGCCCGCAGCCCGGCCGCATTCCGCCGCGGCCGGTAGGTCCACGCCATGCGTGGATGAAATCTGTCAGATATCGAATGAATTCATCCACGCATGGCGTGGATCTACTGTGTCGCCCAAGGTCGACACCCACCAAAGCAGAACACCCTTCCAACAGCTCGCGGGAAACTGTCGAAGGCGGGGTGGGTCCGGTTGAGGGGGCGTGAGCGCCATGGATGGCGCGACCGAGGCTACATGGATGTATTTACGCCGCCCCCCTCAACCGGACCCACCCCGCCATCCCACGGATAGCCGCCTTTTGCCGTTGCCGTTGATCTGCAGCGGGTGCAGGGCTGCAAGCCCTGCGCACAAACCTCAGCCTTCGGCCTTGCGCACGAAGGCTTCGAACAGCGCCAGGGTCTGTTCGCTCACATGGTGCTCGATGCCCTCGGCATCGCGGCGGGCGGTATCCGGATCGACACCCAGCGCCAGCAGGAAGCGCTCCACCGTCTGGTGGCGCTGGCGACTGGCGTGGGCCAGCGCCTCGCCTTCCGGGGTCAGGAACACGCCACGGTAAGGCCGCTGTACCAC
This genomic window contains:
- a CDS encoding superoxide dismutase is translated as MPYSLPALPYAYDALEPHFDALTMEIHHGKHHQTYINNLNAALEQAGLPATPVEDLIADLEALPEALRPPVRNNGGGHANHSLFWSVLSPAGGTPGAAVAAAIERDLGGFDAFKDAFSKAAQSRFGSGWAWLTSDRSGRLQIESSANQDNPLMGAAVGLSGNTPILALDVWEHAYYLHYQNRRPDYIGAFFQIIHWAEVERRYTQAMHA
- a CDS encoding ferredoxin reductase; the protein is MSAVIRPSLFSPYRWLSPSLFDFWAGQLNPLWTLREPLARLVRREPAGEGATTLVLRCNRHWKGMRAGQHITLGVELGGRILRRSYSPTMIGRRELAITVKGVEGGQVSQHLLQHARPGDLFRLDAAFGDFHMPAAAPVLLLAAGSGITPMRSLLREACQRPLAAPVDLFYWERTAATQQFRDELQALAAATPNLRVHLLTTREGDAPAARIDRHTLMVPGDDTPLAQRHVLACGPDGFVAAARARLAHQVAGFQAEAFTPPAPITGADSEGEVALTLARSGRQLKVPRNRSLLESLEAQGIKPKHGCRMGICNTCTCEGVSGGTRHLRTGETQSGPAAPVRICVSAPTTDLTLDL
- the fabR gene encoding HTH-type transcriptional repressor FabR — encoded protein: MAAATALTPPEDANSPARRTVSREDLLAAALKLIGPHRSLSTLSLREVAREAGIAPNSFYRQFRDMDELAVALIDVAGRSLRTIIGEARQRATSSATSVVRVSVETFMEQLRADDKLLHVLLREGAVGSDDFKHAVERELHYFEEELQHDLVRLAALDGAKLYKPELVATAITRLVFAMGATAMDLPPEKDPELIEQISTMIRMIIVGARSPAAFRRGR
- a CDS encoding flavin reductase family protein, yielding MSAEGMPYAGPWAGVYPAAAVQPSVALAPRALRRLLGHYPTGVAIATTRDARGKLHGLTINSFVPVSLQPPLVSWTLALHAHSLKAFQRAPQFAISVLGAHQVALARQFADPLVRDRFEGVPLLDEEDGLPPRIAGAVAHLVCSRHAHWPVGDHLLLVGRVLQASDADQAPLLFHRGRFQAGSLQPVFEVIP
- a CDS encoding acyl-CoA desaturase, whose amino-acid sequence is MTRATDRALSPVEMDAFGRELDAIRDRVIGSLGASDTRYIRRVAAAVRWSGVLGRGLLFLGAFSPLFWAPLLWPACIAGTLLLALAKILENMELGHNVMHGQYDWTGDPKLNGNTYEWDIVATGDNWRKTHNFRHHTYTNVRGMDDDIGYGLLRIFPEQRWKPFYLLQPIIAPIFALLFQWGVAAQDLRLGRWFKGRISSRAMWLQTRPVARKMLRQVLKDYVFFPLLAGPFFLPVMLGNLVANGLRNIWTYVIIFCGHFTAESETFPKECLRNESRGHWYLRQLRGSSNISGGFIINVLSGNLSHQIEHHFYPDLPANRYATIAKEVKDICRRYGQHYNNGSLPRQFGQVVWRILRHAFPSKPRRMPLADILSPPSPAPANAG